aggtttttgctttttttttttctgagacagagtctcactctgtctcccagactggagtgcagtggcatgatctcgactcattgcaacctctgcctcctgggttcaagcaattctctgcctcagtctcctgagtagctgggattacaggcgcgagccactatgcccagataatttttaaaatatttttggaagagacggggttttaccatcttggccaggctggtctcgaactcctgacctcgtgatccacctgcctcagcctcccaaagtgctgggattacaggcatgagccaccgcgcccagccacaaggTGGTAGTCTTTCTCAAGGACGCTGGGGCAACCCCATTGCGTCTTCACCAACATCCTGGTACAGATCCTGCAGCTGCAGTCTACCCCGCATACAACATGTTCAATGATCCCTAGCTAGACAAGGCATTGAAAACTATTccataggccgggtgcagtgactcccacctgaaatcccagcagtttgggagcaaggcgggtagatcatctgaggtcaggagttcgagaccagtctggccaacatagcaaaacaccgtctcttctaaaatacaaaaaattagctggctgtggtggtgcatgcctgtaatcccagctacttgggaggctgagacataagaatcacttgcaccaggaggcggaggttgcaatgagccgagatcacactactgtactccagcttcggtgatagagtgagactctgtctcaaaaaaaaaaaaaaaattagctgggcatggtggcatgcacctgcaggcccagctactcaggaggctgaggcaggagaatcgcttgaacccaggaggctgcagtgagccaagatcgaaccactgcaccacagcctgagtgacagagtgagactccatctcaaaaaaacaacaacaacaaaatcaactattccatgggaggcagaggcaggaggatggcttcaggccaggagttggagccaagctaggcaacatagcgagaattcctcatctctacacacacacacacacacacacacacacacacacacacacattaattagctgggtgtggtggcgcatgcctccagatactcaggaggctgagcgggaaggatggtttgagccctggaggttgaggctgcagtgagccatgatcacgccatgaCAGAATGAGGACCAGGTGGAAGAATTGAAAACGTTGGGGATCCACACATCCGCTCCATCCTTTCAGACGGAAAGAAATACCAAGACTCAAAAAAATGAGGGTGCCCAGGTCCTCACTGAGCAGAGACTCACTGCTAAAAAAAGCCTTACCTATTTGGGTTTTCACTAGTAAGCTAACAACTGCTAGCACTGATCTTTATGGTTTGTAAGCAGTTGGTGATTTTAGTTTGTCTGGGTTTCAGCCATGAATATTCTATTGTAAACTTAATTATAACAACTGCACTGTAATAATTCAATGTCCTATTATGATGTTGTTATAGACAAAATTTgcctttacattttcatttattttattttatttttcttttgagacagggtctcactctgtcacccaggctggagtgcagtagctcaatcttggctcactgaaaccactgcttcccaggctcaagcgattctcccacctcagcttctcgagtagttgggaccataggtgtgaaccaccataccaggccaatttttgtatttttagtagatacggggtttcaacatgttgcccaggctggtcttgaattcctgtgctcaagcgatccacttgcctcgcctcccaaagtgctgagattacaagtatgagccattGACATttaatcttccttccttccttctttttccttccttcctttcttccttccttccttccttttctttttttgagacggagtctcgctctgtcgcccaggctggagtgctgtggcacgatcttggctcactgcaagctccacctcctgggttcaagcatttctcctgtctcagcctccggagtagctgggactataggcacgggccaccatgcccagtgattttttatttttattttttttgagacggagtctcgctctgtcaccagcctggagtgcagtggcgcattcttggctcactgcaacctccacctccagggttcaagcaattctctgtttcagcctcccgagtagctgggattacaggcacccaccaccacacccagctaatttttgtatttttagtagggatggggtttcaccatgttggtcaagctggtcttgaactcctgacctcgtgatccaccaacctcggccttccaaagttctgggattacaggcgtgagccaccgcacctggcctacttttttaaacttaaattttaaaaaaattaagtttatttttaatgttatttgtttatttatttatttattttttcgatggcgtctttctctgtcacccaggctggggtgcagtggcactatctttgctcactgcaacctctgcctcccgggttcaagtgattcttctgcttagcctcccaagtagctggggctacagttgcatgtcaccacgtccagctaatttttttgtatttttagtagagacagtgtttcactgtattggtcaggctggtcttgaactcctgaccttgtgatctgcctgcctcggcctcccaaagtgctgggattacaggtgtgagccatggcacccggcctatttatttatttattttttaatttttttttgagacggagtctcgctctgtcacccaggctggagtgcagtggtgcaatctcggctcactgcaagctccacctcccgggttcatgccattctcctgcctcagcctcccgagtagctgggactacaggcgcccgccaccacgcccagctaatttttttgtatttttagtagagatggggtttcaccatgttagccaggatggtctcgatctcctgacctcgtgatctgcccaccttggcctcccaaagtgctgggattacaggcgtgagccaccacgcccggcctctttcaGTCATTTCTGATGACACCGGAGAAGGCAGTGTCCTTTCcttattgtctcttttttttttttacctgggtATTCTGGAAGTGTCTTTCCTCTGACAGTGTTGTTGGACGTGGGGAAACAAAAGGGTatcaaagagaaggagagaaggataaAGACCACCCCTCATTCCCGCCCACCCAGAGGGGCAGCCTGGGGAGTCTATGGAGGAGGTGACTTTGAGCCATGATGTGACCTTAGATGAggggcctctctgagcctcagaaagctcttctgcaaaatggggcAAATAAAGAAATGCcctctgtgtgcagtggctcaggcctgtaatcccagcactccgggaggccaaggcaggagaatcacttgagcgcaggagttccagaccagcctgggcaacatagtgggaccccatctctaccaaaacatttaaaaattagccaggcatcaggtgtggtggctcaggcctgtaatcccagcactttgggaggttgaggcagacggattccttgagcccaggagtttgagaccagcctgggcaacacagtgagacccctgcttctacacacacaccaaattagccaggtgtggtggtgcacatctgtagtcccaggtacttgggaggctgaggtgagagaatcatttgagccctgaagctcaagactacagtgagctgtgattgtgccactgccctccagcctgggcaacagaccaagactctgtctcaaaaaaaggaaagggccgggcgcggtggctcatgcttgtaatcccagcactttgggaggctgaggcgggcggatcatgaggtcaggagattgagaccatcctagctaacacagtgaaaccccgtctctactaaaaatacaaaaaagtagccaggcgtggtggcgggcgcctgtagtcccagctactcaggaggctgatgcaggagaatggcgtgaacccgggaggcagagtttgcagtgaactgacattgcaccactgcactccagcctgggcaacagagcaagactccatctcaaaaaaaaaacaaaaacaaaaaaaacggaaaagaaggccggacgcagtggctcacgcctgtaatcccagcactttgggaggctgaggcgggcggatcacgaggtcaggagtttgagactagtctggccaacatagtgaaacactttctctactaaaaatacaaaagattagccaggtgtagtggtgtgcacctgtaatcccagctactcgggaggctagggcaggataattgtgtgaacccgggagacggaggttgcggtgagccaagattgtgccattgcactccagcctgggtgacagtgcgagactctgtctccaaagaaaaaaaaaaaggaaaagaaatgccaTCCCGAGGTGATCCCTCACAGGAAGTGACTCAGAAAAGCAGTGAGCTACGAAAGCTATCTGAATGAAGCAAGATCGTCATCTGGGAGACACTGACTACCCACTCCTAGCAAAGGGCTCAGCAGCACATGGCCTCCCTGCGGGGATGCCCTCAGGGAAGATGTGGCCCAGAGGAGTTTTTTGGGCCTTGCTCCTCAGTCCTGGCTCTTAGTAGGACCCTCTGCAGCCAAACTAGCATATCCTGAGCCAGGCTGACCTTAAAAAGTAAGTATTCAGGGCCTAGGGACCTTGGGCAAAGCAGAGAAGCTGGTGTCAGATGAGGTGCAGCACGTACAGTAGGATAAGGTGTTCTCAGGTCCCCAGTGCAGCCCCAAGATGAGCCTGCAGTATTTTCCTTATATGATCTGGTCCTACTGTGGGCAGCGCTGCTGCCCAGAGCCTGAGAGGATTATGAAAACATGGCAACGGAAGTGAGGCCAGGGGACACAGCATGGGGGCATGAGGAGCAGGGGACAGCGGGTGGGGCTAGAGGAGAGGGAGGTTTAGGGAGGCCTCTGCTGCTGTGACTGTGAGCCCCAGCCAATGATGACGTGGCCACCGCACAATCTGGGTTCTGGGAACCATGTGATGGAATGTGTTCTGGGAATAGACtgcagccaggaaaaaaaaaaagcagaagggtGCACCCTCCCTTCCTCAGCCAGGAAAACATTTCTGTAGCCCTTGCGGACCCAATGCGCAGAAGCGAGAGAGAGGAAAGCCAGGCTCATGTTTCCTTGGTTGTGCTTCAacttctaaaatatgttttttctatgaacattttaatgaGGGGTTGGACataagacagaaaaataacattCTGAGAGCTCGTTTGGAGGCTCTAGCAGGGGAGCGCAGCTACTCTTATCCTCTTGACTGAAGACCGATCGTCCTCTATCGGGGATGGTCATCCTCTTCCATTGAGCGCACAGCTTCTGGAGGGACGCAcatggagtggtgagggaggaaggggataCCCGCCTAGTCAGCCAGATCAGCCGAATCAACCCTGATGATCAATGGGGTGACACATGTCGCAGCCAGATCACCCTCACATCCCAAAAATAACATtcagattgcttttttttttttaagatgtagaCTTTTCTTGAGACTTTCGTGCAAGGCAATGGACAGATAACCTTAACCTCCCAGAGAAAACACACATTGGCCACACAAAAAGGCGCTTCTCCGTATACCTGCCATAGTTATCAGCAACTTTGAAATGGCTTCTCAGACTCTCAGGGGTTGGcttgttgtgtttgcttttgcaaATAACTCAGGCTTAAGTCCTGCTACTTTCAGAGCCTAGGGGACGCTTAAGGACTACCATCAGTTTAACACAGTGGCACTTGGAGCACATGCTACTTATGGTGGTGAGGAGGGGTGCTGGTGTGAGGGTCTGAACGCTTGCTTCTCCTCTGGCAGGGTGTGAGCAGCCAGAGGCCACTACCTGGGCAAGGATGCTTGCTCAGTGTCCATGGAGGGACATGTGATCCAGCAGGTGGGCAGGAACCAGGCCCCTGTGGCCGCCCAACTCTCCATAATAGAATCCTTGGTCATCCATGGGCCCGTAAACCATGACCACGTCTCCTGCCCTCAGCGCCAGcctgcccttcccctggcccCCCATTTGCCCATCCCCAGGATCATAGTCCAGAGCTGCTATCATGATCTTTGGAGTCCACAGTGGGAGTCTCTTGGAGTTCCCCTGGAGCACCAGGGAGGAACCCTGGGGGATGGTGAGCCCCTGAAAGTCCTCGAGGTGGGCCACAGAAGGCAGGTGCCCTTGGGCCGGAGAACGCCACCTCCTATCAGTCTGCTCTGTCCCCACCTCCATCTCAGCCACTAGGCGCCCGGGGATATTGCCCACTTGCCTGTTGCACTCGCTGAGGTAGAAATCATGGGTGTCCTGAGAGCCCCACACTCTTAGCAACTGCCTTTTCTGGAAGACCAGCTCCTCCTCTGCAGCCTTGAGGTTGGCAGACATCACCAGGGGGTTGTAATCAGAGAGGGCCACAAAGACCCTGGCTGGAGTGTTGGTCCTCGTCCCCAGCTGTTGGGGGCCACCCCTGGGCATCTTGATGACTTTGGCAGATGGAGCTGGACACAGTGCCGAGCTGGGCTCATGGAGCTGGCACTCTCTCTTGACCCCTAGAGCTTGTCCTTGCCTGCTGTGGGGCTCaggctccctcctctcctctcgcCTCTCTGTGCCCCACAGATCCAAGCACAgtgcctcctgctcctccttcaaAATGTTATGGAAGTCAGATGCATACTGTTGGCTGGCGCCCAGCTGGGGAGGTGTGAACCCTTGGGCATCTTGCTTTTGCCGAAGTACCCTCTCAAGGGCAGGCTTTTCCTGACACGGTTCTTTCCTGGGCCCACACTCGGTGCGTAGATGGATGAATCCTGGAGCAGGGCTTTTGCTGGTGCCCATGTGCTGGTAGCAATTTTccttctccccaggctgctcACTGACCGAAGGTGGCCTGTGGTTCTGGGGACTCTTCTGAAAGAGCAGGTCCTTTCTACAGCCCTCCCAGGCCTCTGCAAGCTCCTGGGCTTGGCTGCCAGCCCCTGAACTCGGACATTCTCCTTCTGAGCCCAGGTTGGACACTGGGGATTGCCTCCTTGGGGGTTCTTCAAAGAATGCTTCTAGGAACTTGGCCTGGGGCTCCCCGCAGCTTCCAGGGTTGTGGGAGCTGGCCTTGGCACTCAGAGGAGCCAGTGCCAGCTTCTGGGGGCAGACGGGGAAGATGACTCTGTAGGTGGATGGGTCGCCACAAGTGTAGCTAAAGGGTGGAGTCTCTGGCCATCGGTGACACATGAAGAAGTCCTCGGGGATCTGAGCCGGCACTGAATCCAGGGACTCACCACAGAGTGACATGGTTCTCACTGAGACCTTCTGCCACGTGTAGCTGGCACCTGTAGCTGGGAGAATTCCAATAGGGTGCTCCCAGCAGTGGCATCGGCGACCTCACAAACCTTAAGCCCGTCTGCATACACAGCATAACCGGTGACCTGGACTCCATTGGAGGACCCAGCTGAGTCAATGGTCACAGGGAGCCAGCTGACCACCAGGACACCTGGCGAGGCATGGCGCTCCACCAGCACATCCAGCGGTGGGTGGGGAGGTCCTGCCAAGAGTGTGTCGAAGGTGATGGTGGAGGACATAGTTCCCCAATACACCTGCAGCAAGTCCCATGGCAGCCGCACCTCCACCCGTGCCCGGCAGTGCGTGCCGGGGCACAGGCCCTGGAAGGTGTAGCAGCTCACGCCCGCTGGGGTCAGGGCATGCTCTCGGTCATCAAGATATACCACATGGGGGTGGCGGTGGCTGCTGTAGACCCAGGTGATGTTGGCTGATGTGGCTGTGACATTCTGCAGGTGTAGCTGCATGGGAGCCATACGGAGCACCCCTTTGGTCCCCAGAAGGGGTCTGGAGAGGCTCTGCTTCCCCATGCTCTGCAGCAAGCCCAGCTGGCAGGCTTCCATCTTGGTATCCAGGATCTCTGTTGCTACTTCTGTCTTGGAGCCCACCCTGACCATCTGGCACAGCCCTCTGTCCACCACTCCCTGGGCTTTCCCAGATAATAAGCTGTCTTCCTCCAGAGCTTCATCCTGCCCCGCTGGGAGTTGATTGGGGCCAAGATCAGGGGATTTGGCAGGCAGGCAGCCTGGGATGTAGCTGTCCGGAATCTGCTCCACGAAGTTGGAGGGCACCAGCCCCCGCCGGCCATCCTCAAGCTCCCCCTCATAGAAGCCATCCTCATCCATGTCCCCAAAGATATATATGTAGTCCCCAGCTGTGAGGGGCAGCTCACCCTCAGGGTGATCATTGGGCCCCTCAAATGGGTTGTAGTTATACTGAGCCATGAAGATCTTGAGCTTGGGGGCAGCAGGAGCCGCCGAGCCCCCCATTTCCAGGGCCAGGGACATGCTGTCAGGCTCCAGGTCATCCACCTCACTGGCTGTGTCCCTGTCCAGAGTAGGGCAGGATGGCACGGTGGCCCACATCGACCCCTCAGAGGAGGAGTTTGACTGGGAGCTGGTTTTCTTGGACAGAGGTTGGCTGGCAGGGACTGTCTCTGAAACTTGGGGGACACTGGCTGACTCCCCAAGGGCAACTGGGCTCTCCTCGAGGGaggcttcccttttctcctgtATGTCTCTGTTGGGCTGTGACACTGCGTAGTCTTCAGGCCGTGCCTGGAACTTGGGCCTTCTGCTACCTTTAACTTGGGACTCCGGCAATTTGACTGGTCTCCCAGGGCTGTTCAGGAGGGTGACCAGGCCGACACTGGAGCACCTGTATCTCCTACCAGGAAGCATGGAGGTCACACAGGGCCTTCTGCGGGTCGCGTTGCAGCTGCTGCTGCCTGTCCTGCCCGCGCGCCGCCTGCTGCAGCAGCTGTTCGGCGATCAAGGCGGAGGCATCGCGCTCTTGACACGCGCGGCCCAGGTGGCCGCGCACTTCGCTATTCTCAGCCTCCACCTTCCGCACCCAGTCGGTCTTGGCCTGCAGCCGCCCATTCTCCTCCGCCAGCCAGGCGTTTTTGAGCAGCGCCGCCTGCAGCTGTGTCTCGGCCTCCTGGCCACGTCGCCGCGCCGGGGCCTCCTGCGCGCCCAGCTCCTGGCACTCGCGCCGCCGCTGGTCCAGCTCGCGCTCCAGCGCCAGCATCTGCCGTCGCACCTCCTCGCAGGTTGCGCTCTGGCCGCCCGCCTCGGGCCAAGCGCCACCGTTGCCCTGCTGAAGCATCAGCTGCCTCTGCAGGCGCAGCACTTCCCGCTGGGACTCGCGCTGCAGGCGGTCTAAGTCTCTGACGTTGAGCTACTGGGTGCAGGGGCCGCCCCTTCCAGTATGCAGGTCGCTGCAGGGACCTGAGGCGACACGCGCCTGCAGGAGGTGGCACTCCTGCCGCAGCTCTTCGATCTGCTTGTCCTTGGCCAGCGGCGCGCTCGCCTGCTCCGACAGGTCCCGAGCGCGCTGGCGGGCAAAGACTTGGCATAGTTCCAGGCCGGCACAACTCTCGCCGGGTATAGGCGCGCTCACGGCCCGGAGGTTGGTCTCCTGCAGCTTGCGGGCGCGGTCAGCTAGGCGCCACGCGAGCTCGGTCAGCTCCGCGCGCTTTACCTTGAGCCGCTTCACCTTCTCGTCTGCCTGGTAGGGGCAGCCTGCACGCCGCAGCTGCTTGTTCTCCTCTTGCAGGGTATAACAGCGGCGCGCCAGCACCCACAACGCCTTGGCCAGCAGCCAGTCCAGCTTTATCAGCTCTTGGTGGCCCAGGCCAGGGGGTGAGGGAGTCAGGACTTCGCAGGGCTGGCTCTCAGAGCCTTCTCCTCCCTGGGGGTTGCTGAGTTTCCTGTgggctgatggtggtggtggcggcggGAGTGGCGATGGTGGCGGCGAGAGCCTCCGGGAGCCAGGGGTGGAGGTGTCTGGTGAGGAGGGCCGCTCCTCGGATTTGGAGGCCTTGGGGAGGCTCCGGGTGCTGTCAAGCGAGCGGGAACACGCAGGTGCGAAGCAATCAAGGGAGCTGGCGTGCGTGGAGAGCAGGCTGTCTGGGGAGCTGGAGCACGCAGAGGACACCAGGTCTAGCGAGCGGGAGCGCACACCGACTTCAGCACTCAGGCTGTCTGGAGATCCGAGTTGACAGGCGGGTTTGGGGGCGTGGCAAGAGCCGCTGGAGGTCTGGGGCAGCGGTTCTTCCAAGGAATGCACAGCTTGGGGGTCCGGTGATCCCGACAAAGCCGGGTGCCCGCGGAAGTGCGCCAGGATGTACTTGAGGAAGAGCTGGCGCTCCACCTCCAGCGCCGCCTGCAGATAGCGGATGCGTGCCGCCTGCTCGCCGTCAGTCTGCCAGCGAAGCTGCGCCAACACTTCCTGTAGGCGACAGCGGCACTGCGCCGCGGAAACCTCGGACGCCCCCGGGCGGCTACAGTGGCCGCGGTTCACCAGCTCCTCGGCCAGCTGACGCTGCAGCTCCCGGGCTTGGCGCACCACGCCATCGCGCTCCtggtgcagcagctgctgcagctgcCGCTGCTCGGCCTCCTTCCAGCGCAGCAGCTGCCGGATCTCGGCCTCGCGTTCCCGCTGCATCTCCTCTTGCAGCTGCCGCAACTCCCGGCTGCGCTGTGCCTCCCACTTGGAGCGCAGATGGTCAGCCAGCTGCCGCCGCTCCCGCTCGGCCTCCTCACGCAGCTGGCGCTCCCGGGCAGCGAAGCGCCGCCGTTCCGCCCGCCAGCCTGCCCGCTCCGCCTCCAGCTCCGCCCGTAGCTTCTCCAGCTCCCGCCTCTGGTTCTCCAGCACTGCCGCCGCCGGGCTGGACCAGCCCGGCTTCTTGGGCGACGCGCCCAAGGGGCTGGGCGAGTCCTTGGCCATTGCGGCCGCGGCCCGGCTGGTCTCCAGACTTCGCCTGGCAGGCCTCAGCTCGCCAACGGCCGCCGCCGACCGCCCGGCGCGCCCCTTCCGGCGCCCCCGGGGGTCTCCGCGTGCCCCTTCCGCCTCTTGGCATGTTCCCCCGCCTCCTGCCGCGGGATGTCTGGCCCAGGCGCCTCTCCACCTGGCAAGGCCAGGGCTGGACTCCCACACCCCTGCTCAAACTGGCCCATGTCCCTTCCAGGATGCACGGGGGCTTTTCCGGTCCCTACACTTTTCCTGCTTCTAGCACCAAGTCCCTTGTGACCCTCCCCAGGCACCCTCCCAGGCACTGTGCAGTCCCAAGCAGGCCGCGGTGCCCTGAGGGAAGTCTGGGCTGCTGCTCCTGTACTTGGAGAAAGGGGCAGGGTGTGTGTGTTAAGGCCACCCATGGGGTGTGGGCATACCTGGTCATGGGTTCAAGTGGTGTATTTGGGTCAGGTGGCTGGAAAATGCAGCAGGATAGGCCTCAACTTGGCTAGACCTGGACTCCCCAGGACCCTTCAGCCCCCTAACAGCCCTGATCACCCAGCTGGTCATCCACCTTTTGGGGAAAGGATGTGCCTGATACACATTTGTGTTACTGCGCAGAGTCGGCTCAGAGGAGGTGTAAGCGAAAAGACCCTCCCCAGCAAGGTGGCATAGGGACCCAGGGCCAGATAGGCATGAGGGGCACTGCCCAAACTGGCCATCTGGCCTGTCTACCTCCCACATCCAGGTACCACCTGGTGACAAACGCTGGAGCCCCAGTGTCTGGGCTACTCATTGGCATCTTAGGTAGAGGCCTCAGGATGGGCCAGGAGTGAGGGTGAGGCTTCAGCAGAAATGTTGGAGGCATCCTGAGCTgcagaagaaacacacacacacacacacacacacacacacacagagcagcagaagaaacatacacacacacacacacacacacacacacactgaactgAAGGAATACACACACTGAGCTGCAGaagaaacatacatacacacactgaactgaagaaatacacacacacacacacacacacacactgtctctctGACTGGTGGCCACCTGTGTGGCTTGGGAGCTAAGAAGCCCTGCTTCAGTCTGGCTCCTCTTTGCCCTTCCTGTCTGCTCCTGGTGCCAAGTGGCTTTTGGGAGACATGGATGGACACCTGATACCTGGCAGTCTGCATCGAgacgttgatttttttttttttttttttgagatggggcctcactctgtcgccaggctggagtgcagtggcgcaatcttggctcattgcaacctctaccttccacgttcaagagattctcctgcctcagcctcccaagtagctgggattacaggcttgagccaccatgcccagctaattttttgtactttttagtagagacagggtttcagtatgttggccaggatggtcttgaacttctgacctcaagtgatccacccgcctcggcctcttaaagtgctgcgattacaggcatgagccactgtgcccgacaaGACCTTGATATTGAAGTCACATCAGAGGCCCCTTTGCTTCTTGGTCTGTCGTGTCTCCCTGTCCCCAGGAAGCACCTGGGACCTCTCACAACTGCTGTGTTCACTCAGCTTATGGCCCTCCTTTACAACACTCAAGTTTTTCAAATCAGTTTCCCCAGAACCCACAGAACATGCCTTTAGGCAGTGTCAAGTAACAAGAACATCGGGAATTATGGCTgcagatgttcttttttttttttttttttttttttgagatggagtctcgctctgtcgcccaggctggagtgcagtggcgcgatctctgctcactgcaagctccgcctcctgagttcacgccattctcctgcctcagcctctcaagtagctgggactacaggcacctgccaccacgcctggctaatttttttgtattttcagtagagatggggtttcaccatgttaaccaggatggtctcgatctcctgaccttgtgatctgcccgcctcggcctcacaaagtgctgggattacaggcgtgagccaccgcgcatggccctttatttattttattttatttttgagacagagttttgctctgtcaccaggctggcatgcagtggcacgatttcggctcactgcaacctccaactccctcgttcaagtgattctcctgcctcagcctcctgagtagctgggattacaggcatgcgccaccatgcccagctaatttttgtatttttaatagagacggggtttcatcatgttggccaggatgatttcgatctcctgaccttctgatcctcccactttggcctcccaaaatggtgggattacaggcgtgagccaccgtgcccagcccagatgtTCTTTATGAGAGGTGAGGCAGATGTAGTGTGTATGTGAGAGGAAGGGGAGGTGAGATGCAAGGATGGCCTTAGCCTTGAACTGGTGCTGGGCTCCTGGACATGGTAGCCACAGGGAGGACTATCTTGAGAGAATCTTCATCACAGCCCTGTTTTATGGAAGAGAACCTGAGGCTCAGTGAGAGCCACTGGCTTGCCAGGGCACATGGGCAACTGAGGCAGAGCTGGTGGGTGGGGTTTCACAGCCTGGATGCCCTGCTGCAGTCTCCAGTAGGGCCTCAACTGTCAGGTCAGGAGGGcaggctgggccaggcatggtggcacagacctgtaatcccagccctttgggtgaccagggtgggaggatcacttgagcccaggaactcaagacctgcctgagcatcatagagagaccctgtctctacaaaaaaaattttagctgggcgtgctggtgcatgcctgtagtgccagctacccaggaggctgagatgggagggtcacttaagcccgggagtttgagactagcctgggcaacagagtgagggaGACCCagtctgcatttccagctgagatGAAATGACTGCTTGAGCCTGCAAGGTGAGGTCAAAGTCgcaatgagctgtgatggcaccactgcactccagcctgggcaacagagcaagactgtctcaaaaaaaaaaaaaaaaaaaaagccgggtgcggtggctcactcctgtaatcccagc
Above is a genomic segment from Pan troglodytes isolate AG18354 chromosome 23, NHGRI_mPanTro3-v2.0_pri, whole genome shotgun sequence containing:
- the RIMBP3C gene encoding LOW QUALITY PROTEIN: RIMS-binding protein 3C (The sequence of the model RefSeq protein was modified relative to this genomic sequence to represent the inferred CDS: deleted 3 bases in 2 codons; substituted 2 bases at 2 genomic stop codons), which gives rise to MAKDSPSPLGASPKKPGWSSPAAAVLENQRRELEKLRAELEAERAGWRAERRRFAARERQLREEAERERRQLADHLRSKWEAQRSRELRQLQEEMQREREAEIRQLLRWKEAEQRQLQQLLHQERDGVVRQARELQRQLAEELVNRGHCSRPGASEVSAAQCRCRLQEVLAQLRWQTDGEQAARIRYLQAALEVERQLFLKYILAHFRGHPALSGSPDPQAVHSLEEPLPQTSSGSCHAPKPACQLGSPDSLSAEVGVRSRSLDLVSSACSSSPDSLLSTHASSLDCFAPACSRSLDSTRSLPKASKSEERPSSPDTSTPGSRRLSPPPSPLPPPPPPSAHRKLSNPQGGEGSESQPCEVLTPSPPGLGHQELIKLDWLLAKALWVLARRCYTLQEENKQLRRAGCPYQADEKVKRLKVKRAELTELAWRLADRARKLQETNLRAVSAPIPGESCAGLELCQVFARQRARDLSEQASAPLAKDKQIEELRQECHLLQARVASGPCSDLHTGRGGPCTQXLNVRDLDRLQRESQREVLRLQRQLMLQQGNGGAWPEAGGQSATCEEVRRQMLALERELDQRRRECQELGAQEAPARRRGQEAETQLQAALLKNAWLAEENGRLQAKTDWVRKVEAENSEVRGHLGRACQERDASALIAEQLLQQAARGQDRQQQLQRDPQKALCDLHASWXEIQVLQCRPGHPPEQPWETSQLPESQVKGSRRPKFQARPEDYAVSQPNRDIQEKREASLEESPVALGESASVPQVSETVPASQPLSKKTSSQSNSSSEGSMWATVPSCPTLDRDTASEVDDLEPDSMSLALEMGGSAAPAAPKLKIFMAQYNYNPFEGPNDHPEGELPLTAGDYIYIFGDMDEDGFYEGELEDGRRGLVPSNFVEQIPDSYIPGCLPAKSPDLGPNQLPAGQDEALEEDSLLSGKAQGVVDRGLCQMVRVGSKTEVATEILDTKMEACQLGLLQSMGKQSLSRPLLGTKGVLRMAPMQLHLQNVTATSANITWVYSSHRHPHVVYLDDREHALTPAGVSCYTFQGLCPGTHCRARVEVRLPWDLLQVYWGTMSSTITFDTLLAGPPHPPLDVLVERHASPGVLVVSWLPVTIDSAGSSNGVQVTGYAVYADGLKVCEVADATAGSTLLEFSQLQVPYTWQKVSVRTMSLCGESLDSVPAQIPEDFFMCHRWPETPPFSYTCGDPSTYRVIFPVCPQKLALAPLSAKASSHNPGSCGEPQAKFLEAFFEEPPRRQSPVSNLGSEGECPSSGAGSQAQELAEAWEGCRKDLLFQKSPQNHRPPSVSEQPGEKENCYQHMGTSKSPAPGFIHLRTECGPRKEPCQEKPALERVLRQKQDAQGFTPPQLGASQQYASDFHNILKEEQEALCLDLWGTERREERREPEPHSRQGQALGVKRECQLHEPSSALCPAPSAKVIKMPRGGPQQLGTRTNTPARVFVALSDYNPLVMSANLKAAEEELVFQKRQLLRVWGSQDTHDFYLSECNRQVGNIPGRLVAEMEVGTEQTDRRWRSPAQGHLPSVAHLEDFQGLTIPQGSSLVLQGNSKRLPLWTPKIMIAALDYDPGDGQMGGQGKGRLALRAGDVVMVYGPMDDQGFYYGELGGHRGLVPAHLLDHMSLHGH